GAGGCCCGAAACAAACTGCCAGCAAACAAAGGTGAAGTCTGTCTTAATttggacaaacagaaaacttaTTCAATCAAAAAGTGAAGAGTAGAGCAACTGTTTTTTGGGGCAGACCGAAATTTTCTTTTGCAGCTTGACAATTTATAATTTGCTGCATCAAAAGTGCAACTTTTCATCTTCATGCTTGAAGTGTTCTCTCTGTTCTGAATAATATTTCAAAAGTAATTGTATGATATGTTTTGATAAcaatctgtctctttttccccTCAGGAGTTGTATATGAGTACTTATCAGCTGTGCTCTCTGATGTGCTGCACTGTCAGAGGGAGCCACTCCCCCTCTGTCTGGCTCTGCTGCAGTACGATAAAGAGCTCGTATCCTCCGAACTCGCTGCTGCTCCTCATCCTGCAGTCGCACGCCTTCATCAGTATTACTCCAGATGGCTACCGCAGCAGTGCAGCGGGGAACTGGTCAGTTTTAGTGCCACCAAGAGAGTGGTTAAAAAAGGGTGATCTTTTAATTTCATCATGTAGAAAATTGCAgttcctctgtttttttgtttttgttttgcagttcaAGTCCTCTGAATGCCTTTCAAAGGGTCTGCCAACCCTTAGTTCATACACCGCACTGATGAAAGCTGCGTATAGCCAAGGACCAAGCACTTTGCTTGAAGAGACCTTCACAAAAAATGTGGAAGAAACTCTAGCATTCATCGCGATGGCTGAGTTTCCAGTAGCAATCAAACAGATCTTACTCTACATCAAATCAACAGTGGAAATCTTTGGCACGGTAAGAGACAAGTAAGACAAGCTCACTATTCAGTAAAATGCCAAGTTGAAAGTATAACACAGCACATCATATTTTTCTGCGCAGTTCTCCAAAGACACAGGAGCTGCCATTCTGAAAACCTTAATGGGACAGCTCCGGGATTTGGTGACTAAGCTACTAGGTTTTCAGGAAACCAAAAAGCCTGAGCCAATAGCAGAGAACCTCCAAGAAGGATCAGACTTCTTCCTGGAACTCAACCAGTCATCCACAGTAGAAGCCGATAAAGAGCAGGTTGGAAAAAGTTCAGCTTTAACAGTGACCAACAATATGAAGTTTATGTCTATTTTTAGATTTAGTGCATCTAATGTGGGCCCCTCTCTCTTTAGATCCTTGTTTCGGCTCTTGGCTCCATCTTCAAGCATCCATGTTTGGAGCAGTGGTTCCTGGCGCTGGAGCTGTCTGCTTTGCCTCCTCATACTCTGAACCCTGTCAGACTAAAGCATCTGTGTGCTCAGCTGACTGATGACATTCTGGCCCTGCTGAAGATCAGCGCTCCCATTCTTCGTGATCTGAGTCGCCTGGAGCTTCTCTGTAGCTACATGGGAGCTTTAGAAAGAGCTGCTCTGAAGGAATTAACGGAGAAGGGCTCTCAGGCTGCCAAGACACAGTCCAGACCTTTCCACGCCCTCTTGTCTCTCCACAGCTACATGGACCCCTCTAATCTGAGGGAGGTGGTCTCCAAGTTGCTACTCCTCCCCCAGGAGAGCCTCATCTCTCCCGGCAGCGAGGGCACACACGCAAACCTCAGTGTCTACGGTCACGCAGCACTGCAGATCCTAACAGAGTGTAAATCCAACCCTTCCCAGGACCACAGCAGCTTTCTGACACAGGCACACTTCCACGGCCTGGGCACACTGCTGCTGTCCTGCTCCAGCCCTGCGCTGGAGGCGTTCCTACTCCAGACTCTGTCAAGTGAGCCAAGCAGTGCCAAACTCATCCACACAGATGTGCTGCTGCACTGTCTCCAGCAGCCTCTCTCAGACACGCAGGCCATCagctccctgctgctgcagaactCCTCCACCCACCGCCTCTGCTTTGAGGTGTGGTGTCTAGAGCCAGCAAACATGGAGAAGCTCTCAGGCCAGACAGAAACATTCCTTCCACTGATCAACACCTACTTACAGGTGGCAGGTAGAGAGGACCCTGCCAGGCCCGAAGAAGGTTTGTCCTGAAACAAGTTCTCTATTGATTAAAAGCATACAGCAGCAGGATTTATCActcttttcttctgtcattACATGTTGTATATTGATTTAGATATGCTctattgctgtgtttttatagtGCAAAAAGAAGTTTTAAAAGTCCTGAAGCAAGCACTACTCACCAAATTGTGCCAGTGTGTTCTGGGAAACCTGACAGAAGCCTCTGGAGGCCAGTTTGCTGAAACACTAGCCAATCTGATCAAACTCTCTGCAAACATCAAGGACATCAGGGATTTGATCAACAATCTGCCCAGTGCTCTTCAAAAAGTGGACAGTCTTGAAAGGTAATAATGAACTCTTAACAGAAAGCAAATTATCAGTGTTACGTGTTAGTACCTAAATATTTTCTCCTCCAGATGGCAACTAGTGGACGTTGTTACTGAGAAACTTGCCGATTGCCCAGAAGAACTAGAAACCTGGAGGAAGTCTGTCACATCTGCTGCCATCAAGTGTCTCATCACCTCTTACAGTCACTCTAAAGATCAGGCGACTTCCCCagcagagcaggagcagagtgTCCTGGAAAGACTGCAGACACTCCTAGTGGGTTTACTGTCCTCATACATACTCTACATTTATGTCTTCACTTCATGCATTTAATAATCTATCCTCTTTACACAGACATCAGCTGCAGACATCACTGCATCTGAATGGAACAGCTTTGTCAAGAACGGACTGAAGTAAGATATTTGTTGAAATCTATTCTGCTATTTAATCAGCATTGTCAcatcagatatttttttttttttttttttaaatgaatgaccCTTAATAAAATATTCTTCCACTGTAGATATCGGTACAGAGATCACCACTTCCTGAACACGTTGAGCAGCCTATTGAACCTGCTGTATGGTGGCGGTGAAGTCCAGAAGGATCTGATACCTTTATCCACCCTTCACATGATGACCAGCAGCCATTCCCTGTTCCTGCCCACCATGCTGGAGTCTGATGAAGAGCCGAGCAGATATCAGGCTAAAGGTACCGCACATAAAAAAGAGACTACATTACAAACCTAAAGCTCTATTCCTTCCATCACTGAATACAAccatgtttcttttgtttgcatcTCAGAAGCGTTGGTGTCCCTTCTTCTTTGTCTGGTGAAGAAATGCCCAGCAGTCTGTAACATCAGTCACTTTGTTATACTTTTGGGAGCATATGGAGCTACGCTGAATACTTCAGGTAAAACATGAAATCTAAGGACTTTgcaagtttgtgtttgttgttgtcttttctaCTTACAtcttaatttgtttttgcagATCAGAATCTGTTACTGCTTCTCCAGGAATATGAAAGAAACCATGTCAGTCTGCTGAAGTTTCAGTAAGTTCCATtcgtttataaaaaaaaaaaaaaaatgttgtccaTGCAACAAGTGTGCTTGTTTGTTGCAAACACTCAGCCTGAGTTTCCAAATGCAGATCCTTCTTATGGGGCCCAGCAGCTGTGGAGCACCACAAGACCAGGAAAAGCCTGGGAGCTTCTCTGTGGAAGCAGACGAGCTCAGACGACCTGTTGGCCCTGCTGAAAAGTGACAGGATGCTCCAAACTATTGCACACTTTCCCCAGCAGCGCAGAATCATCCTGGAGGttgatattttaatttctatttacTTTCTGGGAACTGCACTTGTACAATAAGTTACTGTAAAGGCTCAGTTTCCccaaatcacaaatatattttctcaaataCCCCGTGTGGTGATAGTTTTGGTTTGACATATTTGAGATTTCTGAACAATTTATTTGGTTGAAAGAAGTTCCAAATTGATCACAGTTAGGTTTTTCAagtgcagtttttcatttcttaaagCGTCAAAAATGACTCTCCACTGTACTGGTGTGCTTTGTAGAAATCTCACTGATGGGATATCATGAAACCTCACATATCTGTATGACTAGATACCACTAGTAGTCCGTGAGACaatgttttttgtcaattgGATGAACTGACCTTTAACATGTATATTTTCCCTCCCTTATAGGAAGGCAAGGAGCCACTGTACAGCAATAACAGAGTGAAGGACCTTGGGAATTTGTACGAtccctgttttcttttgccTCTGTTCAGCACCATACTGCAGCCAGGTGAGTATATTTCAACCTACCTACTTTCACCTAATCATCTGTTTTGGTCATCAAGGCTTACATGTGTCGCATTCTTCATCTTCTatgtgacagagtgtgtgattGACTGCCTCAAGTTTGTATCCAGCCACGCTCTTGGATTAACTGTAATGGCTCTAAGTAGCTACGACCCAAAGGTGAGAGCGGCAGCGTACCATGTGCTGAGCTGCTTCTACCAACATCTGGAGGGTGCTCGGCTCAGGGAGAAGAGACAGGTAAAGAGACGGGGAggtggtgtgtgcgtgtttgaaGGAAATCACCTCCAGAAACACTTACGGGCTTGTTTCGGTCCAACAGCTGCTGTACTTGATGGACACGGTGAAAAATGGAGTCCGACAGCAGAATCAAAGACTTCCCTTTGTCCTGACCACTTACATCACAAAAGCGGCTCAGCAGATGTTAAAACCTGGTGAGTAACCTTGAAAACTTGAGTTAGTCCCTGACCAGTCTCATTTCACCCACAATATTTACTTAAGGATATAAGACTTGTTTTAGACTGAACTGATTTatgctttgtttcatttctatAAAAGTTATACTACCACTGCAAAAGGAGACTCTGCCTCAGGCTCAtcgcccttttttttttctccttgtttttcCTGATTTTCCAGAGGACCACATGTATGTGGTTTTAAACAGGTTCCTGCTGTCCCATCAGAGTTTGGACTTCAGAAGAGTCCCTGAGTTCTTCAAGCTCTTCTATGGCTTCGATTTGGAGGTAAAGTATTACAGGAAACTGCTGAAAACATGTTGTTCTGCAAGTCATTAATCTTGATTGGTTAATCTTACCCTGAACAAATAAATGACTGTCCAAAGAATCTCTCTACGTCAACAACTTTCAACcttcatcttgtttgttttgcttaggtcaggctattttttttttagactgatGTTATCTGATTCTGTGGGGTTGTAGCCGTGGGAGGATTACTCACTGTCCGCTTTTTCTGCAGCACAAGATGGAACGCGAGTGGATCCTGGGTGTGCTGGAGGAAGGGATAAGTGATGGACACTGCTATGAATTGTGCGACCAACAAGGCATCTTTCAGAGCCTTCTAGGCTTCAGCAGCAGCCCCCTGTGCGATGAACACGCCCAGGTACATACTGCGGAAATCACAACGATTCAACAGATAAACAAGTGAAGTCAAGACAAATGACAGAGTCTTAAACTCTGTGAATAAAGGGACGAATTAAGAACATAAGCATGAAAACTCACAGATTAGATAGAGGACAGGGTGGTTGATGTGCTGAAATACACTTCataaggaaaacaaataaatagctaaTGTATAATGCGGATTTATTTTGCATGTGACTTCTCTCCACTAGGCACAGATTATCAGGGTGTTGTACCAGGCCGCCCGTGTGACCAAAGCAGCTTATAACCTCACCAAAAACTGTGGGGTCCTAACCTGGATGATACAGATGGTTGAAAAAAGGTAAGCTTCACAGTAAGGTCCCCCTTATTGTTTTCGGCtctttattttgacattattattcattttactaCAATAATCTCTTCAGTCAGTTTCAGATTTTCTACATTAGTCTGTTCGCATTATCCTCCTCAGGAATCGAGACCAGCAGCTGCTAAGTGCCATCATAGATCTGCTCCACATGCTGTGGTTCACTAACCTTGGGCAGAAGGAGAAACAGGTGGATGGAGCTAAAACCACCTCGTCTAAAGAGGAGAAGCCTCAGAGCTCAGTGAAGtatctccctctcccactcatcagtgacttcctgtgtgtggcGTTAACCATCAGCAGGCACCTCCGGTAAAGCACTTCACCTTAAAACTGCTTGTCAGAAGTTGCTGACAAAAGTTGACATCACACATAACAAATGTTAACCGTCTTTTGGTCAagaatgtcagtgtttgtttgaccTCCTCCTGTCAGGTTGGGTGTGAAGGCCGCTCAGCTCAGCCAGTTCCTGCAGACTCTTTGCTCCATCCTGAAGCATCGTGGGACAGCTctcaatgtaaataaacaggcCGAGTGGCTCACACTCCTCCCACAGCCTCTCTCCTGCACCGAAGCCCtcgctctgctcctctgctgggCCTCCCTGTCCTGCAACACGGCACTCTGTTCCCAAATACAAGTCTTGGCTGAAAAGTGCAAAGTAAAGGAATTGCTGGGTGAGTTTTTCCTTCTTGAAATTCTGCCACACCAAGAAGCTTGAAGGAGATAATGACTAAAATGGCTGACATTCATTTCCCCAAaattatgattaatatttaatacGAAGCTTTCAGGGCCTACAATGAAGCCATTGCATTTCATACTTTTTCCATTGCAAACTACAGAATTTATAGCTTTGTTCTGTTTCACAGTATCTAGATCATTCCATGTATTTTTAATGGGATAAACATAGTTTtgttctcatcctcctcctcagggaTGGGGAAAGATAAGGCGCGAACTAAAGGCTCCTTTTCCCAGGCCTGCACCGAAAAAGAGAAGCTGGCAGACGACACTGAAACtgagaaacaaggagagagtCCCCTGACAGCGTGTAAACATTACCTCAGCAGTATTTTTGTTCATTGCGAGCCTGTGTTTCCCCTCTCTGAAACCCAGCAGGTTCAGCCAAGAGACAAATTAGATCCCAGTCGGTTGGCCAGTGATACTGCGCACCTGCTCACCAAGTGGTCCCTGAGGTGCTTGGTGGAGGACTCGTatgatgaaaacagaacaaaggACTTCCTGCAGTGGTTTGAAAAGGCGGtgataaaacacagggaaattGTGGATGTTGTGTTGCTGGATCCTGGCTTCAAAGCTGACCTCCTTCGACTCTACCACCAGGCCTTTGAAGCTCAGCGTCAATCCAATATTTTGGCGAGAGTAGAAACCTTTCAGCGATTTACCAACATTATGATACGCTTACTGGAAACCCAAGGCCACCTTCCAGAGCTGCATCAAGCGGTCGTCTCCGCCTGCCTGCCAGAGGCCACTCGTGATCAGTCTAGATATGGTAAGAGCTGCCATCTTATCCACAGACTCACACTCCCACATTTGTGACTGCTAGTGATGCGTGCATACAACTACAAGTTCTTTGTTGTATTGACACACGGGCGTCACAGAGACGTTTAGAGCAGCGTTGCCCAAGGTTTTAACAAGAGTGACAAAAATTCTACTTGATTGGGAGGAACCTTTAGTGAAATTTGGGGGAAGGCTGGGCTATGCAAAATCCATACATTACAAAATAAGATTAACTACTAAACTCTCTGAATGAAAGAAGTCTGGCATATGTGTCCTATGACTGTCATTATGAtattaaaataactttaaaataaacactacAGTTACAATAGGGTCCTCGCACCCTTCGCTGCTCGGGCCCTAAAAACATTTGTCCGATTCAGCAGTGGACAATGTAACTGGATAAAGACATTGTTAGGTTTtgcaacttttattttaattctcgTCCAATCCCAAATGCTGTTGAGGTGTTGCTCTTACAAAACACTGCAATCAGTTGATATAAAGCCCTATGTGTATCACATTTGTAATTAGTTAATATCcttaatattaatatcattcACAAAGCCActcaaaagtacaaaaagtacAGACGTCACACAGATTAAGACTGATGAGGAAGACAATATGCGTACTTGGTGACAGTGgtagaaagtaactaagtacagtTATTTAAGTAGAgtatttaagtacaattttcAGGTACTTGTGCTTTAcatgagtatttccattttatgctacgTTATACTTCCACTTCACTAcagttcagaggaaaatattgtactttctcccctacatttatttgactgcTTTAGTAACTAGTTACTTTTAAGATGAAGATATTACACAGTGAATTATACaacacattgttaaagattaaaccagtggtttctGACCTTTTTGGCTTCTGATGTCTCACATTTTAGTTGTCTTTGAGTTAACAGCTCCTCCAAATATGTTTCCCTGTAAACTTCTCACCTGGTTTCATGTCGATGAATGTTCAAACGGTCCAGCATCTCACCAAAAAtccaaactgaaaacaagatttgtgtatttgaacattttcttctttcttctcctaTTTATGATCTCACAGTCTCTCAGATTTATCGGGTGTCCTTGTATATAAAAGTAGTTCAAGCTAGCTCCACCCCAGCAGCTACAGTAACATGCTGCTTACATACTGATGCTTCAGTATAAATAATCAATTgatgtaatatttaataatatatcaGCCAGAGAGACCAAACCAGTACCTTTTACTTCAGTACGTTAACTACATTTTGCTGCAGACATTTATGTACTTGTAAAGgagtagttttacatttttgtatcGGTACTTTTAGGTAAGAAAGGGATCCTAATagttcttccaccactgcttgaTAATaatagagatttttttttaatggtcttGGATTATCAAACCTaagtaaatgtatgtttattttttctttgtcagtaCGGTCTCTCTGATGTGTCCCTCAAGCTCATTTGTAATTAGTTGCATTATAAAGAAATTAAGccttttgttctctctcctttccAGATGCAGGGCTGCGTCTGTTGTCGTTGTACATCCATGAGTTGTGGAGTGGAGCCACATCAGCAGAGCTGTTCCTGTCTCATGTCAGTTTGGTGACCAGAGCCAAGTCtaagagacaaaaaacatccaaatcACCACAAACAGCCATCAGAGCCATCTGTAATGACATCATCTCCTTGAAGAGTTAAATAGGACGTCTGAACACAACTATGTTCTTTGAAATagatcaaatgaaaagaaacattgtATTCTCTGatatttttctgccttgtttTGCTCGTGTAAAAAGATTGAAGATATTTTATAAAACCCTCTGTTATAAAAAAGGTTGATTTTCAAATCTGTCATACATTTGTcaatttttttaacaaatggTTCCTGTATTATTTGTAATTGTATGTGTAAACTTTTGGTTTTACGACACAAAGAATCTTGTGGACTATATTCAAGAAACTGGGTTCAATGCAGTAAAGCTGCCATCAGGATGAATCCCAATAACACACCTGTGCTCTCATCCTTTTCATTTCTAGggttcacatacacacactgcttttAACACACATGATAAATAGTTACTGACCATTTTTGTTTAATGGTTAATGTagccttttattttgtaggtaTTCAGTGAAGCAGAATCATTGACTACTCTCTAACACACTGTCACTAAACCAGCAATCtaacttttctctgtttccctgtCATCATCTCCACAGCtgcattttaaattattatcattCTGAATTTGTGTTCATCACCTCAATTTATGAACATTTTCGTACGTATCCATGAAAAATGTTCTCCTTCAGGTTCGGGTCAAGCTGATGATATACTTTGGCTTCCTTTGATTTTGCATCTGTGACTCctgcaataataataagagGAAACGTTTAAATGTTATTGTAGAGAATTGTGACActagctctgtctgtctgtctctttattgTAAACCCACTTCCCTCGAAAGATGATGCTTCACACTTACCGTGTTAAGTTTCCACTGCTAGACATTAGATTCAAAGTGATAAAGAGGAATCCCACAAAAGCAGCCAGAACTATCCAAAATATTATAACAATTGAATCtgaaagggaagaggagaaTTGTTGTTACCTTCATGCAACACACGAAGACAAATACAAAATTATAGAAAGCACAAAGACTTACatttattgtgtttcagcttgCTCTCATCCACAATCACAGGATCAAgataatcataataatattcCCATTCATAGGGAACAGCACTGGTGTTGGAGTTCTCCATTACAGCCATTATCTCATTTTGGGAGAGAGGTAATGCTGTTTAAAAATtagcagagaaaaatgaaaatgaaaaacaatatctGTAGAAAGTTAGTCTCCACTTCTTACccacatgtttgtctgttccACTCCAGCTGTTCTTCCCTCCTGTCAGTTGTGCTGACTATATTTCAGCAGATGAATGCAGTGTGTGGGTTTGGCCAGGAAACTGAGTGGGTAGGGTGACATGACCAATGAAAATACCTCATGTTGTGCTCTGGTGCTCTGTTTGCAGTTAATGAGTGGGCGTGATGAGCCGCTCCttattacactttattttatttttggacattattaatataatagttgtttattttttaactagGATTTGATGGATCTTTGGTAGGAGTTTTCAAAACGTCCTGGTACTACCCACTCCGGTACACTAGGGGGCGTCCCACGCACAGCGCAGACTTGAAGATAAGATCATGAAGATTTAGTATTTCTGGTCCGAGAGTGAATACACTATTGCATAGAAGTCTAGAGAATTGCGCCTATACAAGTAAACAGcgtggcagcagcagcggcagcagatGTATGTGCGggtttatttctgtctgttagTGCTTGAAACTCCATGAAACATGGATGCTGAGAGTAAAAGTCTGCAGAGTCGCCAGCATCGGCTCCCTGCTGATTATGATGCATGAATGAAAGCGGTGAGAGCTTCTCCTTAAGATACCCATGAGTGAGAGTTTGTAGTCACATCCTAGTCACATACAATATTACGACTTAAAACTATGTGGACAGTGGAAGACTTCCATAACTTGTTTTGCGATCAGTAATATGCAAGAACATTGCATTGGCCATACTATGGAAGTGTCACATTATGTATATTCTTTGAGAGATGAGTTCCTGTGCCAAAAGTAGGGAATTGTTAtcataaattgttttatttctattattaattgatttcttttttcagaaatatttttcttatgaCATGTCACAattgataatatttttttcattatttattatttccctTCATTAATTGTAAGCCCAGCAAGCTGTTCAGTGTTTCAAGGAATCACAGCATATACTTTCTTTCTTGTGATTTCCTTTACAGAACCTCCTGTGCTAATCACATGCGTATTCTTCCATTCCAACCTATAACACTTCTTGACAGGTGCTAGGCGACGGAGACCCAAAGTGTGGTTCTATCCTTGGACCAGCGACTGATGGGAGAATACATGCAGCTCCTTTGACAGATGATCAGCGGCTGCAACATTTGAGGGTATCAAGGGagactttctctcctctgcatgACATCGAAGCCAAAGCTGGAGAAGCAGGACGCCTCTTATCACCTCTGCATCCCACTACAGAAGAGAGCAGCTTTGGCTCTCTATAAATTGGCTAACCCCTGTGACTAGAAAACTATGGCTTGGCTGTGGAGGAGGCATCTGTTTGCCGCTGTGTGCATGAGTTCTGCACAGCGGCCACCAAAGTGCTTAAACCGCAGCCTGTTGTGGCACCAAAGGACTCTGAGCTTATGAAAATGGTAGAccttttctcacacacatatggtATTTCTCAATGTATTGGTGTAGTAGACAGTATGCACATTGAAATCATAAAATATTACACTTCCAGTCTCAACAACCTAATAGAGAAGGTTATCTGGCTATCTTATTACAAACAGTTGTGGATGGCGAAGGTCAACCCAGGTGTTCTGGGATCTGAGCATGAGCTGCCCAACATGGGTGAATGATTCCAGTGGACTTCAAGAGTCATGGGCATGTGTTGATTTCCCCATTAGGCTGCTCAAGATCTGTGGGACAGGCAGAGGCTGCTTTATGCTTGGCGATGCAGGGTATCCTTCCCAACACTCGTTTCAGACACCGTACAACAAGCTGGTTTACTACAGAACAAaatttatataatgtatatttctCTACTAAATTTGTTCAGTTATAGCTGCTGTGGTACATTAAGTCTTTACCAGTTATGAAGATCACATCATCCAATACAGAATAATAAGAGccttatttaaatatttgattcaAACACCATTCAGGAGGTTATAAAGCAATATTAAATGACTTATATGACTTTCATAATGTCACAACTCATTTCTTACAGCCAAAactaatttgtaaaataaaccaGTATACAAGCTGTTAATCACAGTTAATATATATAAGCTACATAAATGCTGTTAGAGagataaaagacattaaaacaatgtttaattctttttaagtaaatagaaaatatacCTCTATTAATGCCGACATTTGTTAAGTAAAGCCATGCTGCAGTGTTTAAAATAAAGAGTAACTGACTTAATGCCATCAGCCTATTGCTATTGTTCTGTAGTGGGATTAGAATGTGAAAAAGTAAATCAAGTTATGCTCACTCTTCCCTCCTCAGGTCCCGCTTGTTCTCCAACCAAGGTCTGTGGCAAAAACATCATTGCATTGAGAAAACTTTTTTGTTGTGTCACTGTTATTCCTTTGTCTATGAGTCTCTGTAAGAGCAGCAGTAGTAGAAAGTAGTTACTAAACATCTGTATTGTTTTATGtgctattttatttgataaaataaaGTTTCTATGATTTGTAGAAGGGTATAATTTATTATGGTCAAAAATCTCTGTGAACCTGATGAAACCTGAATCAGTGTTTCCAGTTTTCACTTTGCAGCTGTGGTCTTTATAAATCCAACCAGGGCTTAATGCTTCTGTGTCTATATCAAAcataaaaaactatatatatatgaataatattcagttttaattgGGGGCATGAATGAGACAAAACGGGAGCCCAGCATGGCTTGACTAGTGTTTACGATTTGAAGCACTGAGAAGCGGGGGATATTCCTGGCCTTGGATGTAAATAAAATCTGACCTGCGACAACTTTAAGAGAATAGTGTGTATCCAgcgtctttttttgttttttactcaaTTTTTCCTAATATGATCCAAAGCGGTGCAAAGTAGGACCTCCTCTAAATCCATGTTTTATCAATTGCTAGGAATAGAGAGAGTTAAGGGTTAGACATATACAGTGATGATTCTCAATTGAATGGCATACACACTTCCTTCACAGTCACATGTTATGTGAGAAAACACATCGCtttactttggtttttgtgCGTTGGATACCTAAGTTTGCCAGTTCGTGGACCATGAACTCTTGTTTCTGCACGTTAACACCAGCCCATATATTTGGCAAGGTTTTTGTTTCACTCTTAGACCAATACTACTGCTATTAGCGGCTATAAGTGGACATCATGAAGGCCAGCCTTGAAGTCCGCATAAACATTCGCGTAAAAAACGGTGACAAGCAGTTGAACTAGCCTTTGCAGTGGGAATGGTCCTGGAGGCTCAGGTCACAAATGAGCACCACTACGCAGACAGGCCGCCTTCATGGCCGCTCCATGATAGTCTAATCGTGGTTAGACCGAAGCGTGGATCCCGGGTAATTTTATGatatttgaaagaaaagagTAAAGTGAAGTTGATCACCATGTTGACAATCAAGAAATACATATGGGAAAGCGATCGCATACAATAAGAGATCCAAATGACTTTAAATGACAATTTTCCGATAGTCGTGAAGGCATCATTATCTCTTGATGTCACACGTTTACGGATGCGCAATCACGCACGGGGTGGAACCGCGAAGCTAGTAGCAATTCCTAGCATAG
The Seriola aureovittata isolate HTS-2021-v1 ecotype China chromosome 4, ASM2101889v1, whole genome shotgun sequence genome window above contains:
- the urb1 gene encoding nucleolar pre-ribosomal-associated protein 1, giving the protein MKMGKKRRGDGSPESDTPAKKEKVAEFNGTVFKAMLKEPTTAIKGLETFISTAKKLPCSDLYDVVEGYIKISMECAEIFKLLEGEKHIESEMMLIFESLEMILLRTASDLTHFNMVGNAIVKKIVSSYMKLLQGSFHSENHRFVRQCLSLLSALVSQGPEAAREVLSHIHINKALSGLAKRKDKKGKPDVRMAFIQFVLSFLVSGDNATVGQILESKELLPEILSTGLKEDRMSVVNLILSTLKTRVLLNKGISKTQKVRFFTPAVLANIASLYKWNGIVDATTDDNRMSENSEHAGISVIRELVHSFLLDLCSSRKHGISFHDASLGTAGRSGNIVLLQFLVGLKQATEDELVAELVVNVLKASPDILARYFKETQYSYTPRLKSAWQDNVRLLKKIYQAQPELSAVFQTSEVVPLPRLLSMIIVISLPPVCNKAFFTQGLSLANTAVQLTTLSMMNFILKRAHKNIEYLLDKSEWNSSDVYTLDVMGDLVQQYRETLSKILPDMTSIVAKWQSLSKKEKTSAEEKKAKPEGSGEQTDNKNEVPDAETAEVIMLKALILQVICLYQKVVPHLVSQCKFDFSKLLKGIVSEKGMREEVPPVLQYQILQLALDLPASKFSWFRIQDVADTESSSGEKSVLYLLLKMFVSSSSSHLKTSTRMLVLKVLKDSGVFEYTWTELELWLDQLARVESNQQEAVIQFLERVLVKLVCNSYTYTDKVASLVQEAAYLQANLSSQEGDAASIPVSHIDDVLDMLDVIMDGNDGEMEKFGPALSEDLIIQTFPFSVVVPAALEARNKLPANKGVVYEYLSAVLSDVLHCQREPLPLCLALLQYDKELVSSELAAAPHPAVARLHQYYSRWLPQQCSGELFKSSECLSKGLPTLSSYTALMKAAYSQGPSTLLEETFTKNVEETLAFIAMAEFPVAIKQILLYIKSTVEIFGTFSKDTGAAILKTLMGQLRDLVTKLLGFQETKKPEPIAENLQEGSDFFLELNQSSTVEADKEQILVSALGSIFKHPCLEQWFLALELSALPPHTLNPVRLKHLCAQLTDDILALLKISAPILRDLSRLELLCSYMGALERAALKELTEKGSQAAKTQSRPFHALLSLHSYMDPSNLREVVSKLLLLPQESLISPGSEGTHANLSVYGHAALQILTECKSNPSQDHSSFLTQAHFHGLGTLLLSCSSPALEAFLLQTLSSEPSSAKLIHTDVLLHCLQQPLSDTQAISSLLLQNSSTHRLCFEVWCLEPANMEKLSGQTETFLPLINTYLQVAGREDPARPEEVQKEVLKVLKQALLTKLCQCVLGNLTEASGGQFAETLANLIKLSANIKDIRDLINNLPSALQKVDSLERWQLVDVVTEKLADCPEELETWRKSVTSAAIKCLITSYSHSKDQATSPAEQEQSVLERLQTLLTSAADITASEWNSFVKNGLKYRYRDHHFLNTLSSLLNLLYGGGEVQKDLIPLSTLHMMTSSHSLFLPTMLESDEEPSRYQAKEALVSLLLCLVKKCPAVCNISHFVILLGAYGATLNTSDQNLLLLLQEYERNHVSLLKFQSFLWGPAAVEHHKTRKSLGASLWKQTSSDDLLALLKSDRMLQTIAHFPQQRRIILEEGKEPLYSNNRVKDLGNLYDPCFLLPLFSTILQPECVIDCLKFVSSHALGLTVMALSSYDPKVRAAAYHVLSCFYQHLEGARLREKRQLLYLMDTVKNGVRQQNQRLPFVLTTYITKAAQQMLKPEDHMYVVLNRFLLSHQSLDFRRVPEFFKLFYGFDLEHKMEREWILGVLEEGISDGHCYELCDQQGIFQSLLGFSSSPLCDEHAQAQIIRVLYQAARVTKAAYNLTKNCGVLTWMIQMVEKRNRDQQLLSAIIDLLHMLWFTNLGQKEKQVDGAKTTSSKEEKPQSSVKYLPLPLISDFLCVALTISRHLRLGVKAAQLSQFLQTLCSILKHRGTALNVNKQAEWLTLLPQPLSCTEALALLLCWASLSCNTALCSQIQVLAEKCKVKELLGMGKDKARTKGSFSQACTEKEKLADDTETEKQGESPLTACKHYLSSIFVHCEPVFPLSETQQVQPRDKLDPSRLASDTAHLLTKWSLRCLVEDSYDENRTKDFLQWFEKAVIKHREIVDVVLLDPGFKADLLRLYHQAFEAQRQSNILARVETFQRFTNIMIRLLETQGHLPELHQAVVSACLPEATRDQSRYDAGLRLLSLYIHELWSGATSAELFLSHVSLVTRAKSKRQKTSKSPQTAIRAICNDIISLKS